The following are encoded in a window of Rhinolophus sinicus isolate RSC01 linkage group LG12, ASM3656204v1, whole genome shotgun sequence genomic DNA:
- the LOC109434829 gene encoding maestro heat-like repeat family member 5, translating into MGDIGPGGPQDQQPSELGRAPSCRLPSLGPKEAPLPMVAAPSDGFHRPHWRSSLLSPTEEEEQEELDVGHPGRAITVKPLSDRPPWEKALMDRVGVMSATEKSLLLEAICHHIQEHDQGSLGAVGPHRSLAPSSRCTARSRWPGMRVWRASVKVVELLEEVSDACVQELLVSLNLDLKQPLEKTLLFYIYGLVLRECPSVELVKKHLAGLLELSQQSSSQQEDIALAIGIMSSAHMEVVWSMLEHLGRTRSLTSSFTSPDSQQPDPNTHWKWVGSMSLLCYGQMATHAGERVLPWVDNLVSRMVYYYSCSSDDNTLKRSFLSATIMLMRALRWENSTQSYKFTQIPELIHCLLGILQKEPNFLATLFRQKIILVIVGLSLRPSLKPMVKSRILQTCLESLYKLPPTEMLKNCLPPKESVPDVMVLYQKSMQALDLLLQTFISENKTMDEVCFLLQHTEPWLKSDKSYERKRVVQSIFLLLKYVLDCVVLTEEAMPSVLGHQIGLLMLLCRDKDEVTWTHSRQCVCLLLQLLIQQKGHMEECMHLHEMKTFEARACRESEVFYHLVKALDKNLSVAQHTQLVLTLLHGLCSHSLPQCDLALQLLLMVSEDHSIKQEQVAEVLQGLFQELPGILFNNILQTMMKVVAVLGAQHTQETVEVMLSLCHPSERQVTPLWKALATNDLLARKVVTLLYLKLKQRPPKELLRFSEQVQLTSLLALDTIYELLYMREYKATVHWAFAGILLGLLTQLHYLFELGMVDGITDYQEDVLEMTPLSPCRTCLEALKGLFWTTNHWEVFADLKLLQAWELFEHLATYTEGVTLLAKTMAQYDCEIKAVFGQSVILLTGSEARDNIVAIVVITEHVSRKSVDNFLSLGLNNPNQLVRAMSLQGLRSVLMHPKKVDLLQSRLARVLDSFLRPEPQNLLGLMEVVGDILHHLGLHGVGAVSLKIAQHLRKLFDDEREDVRGGAIFLYGNVIYSGGKKHQQMLRKHAFWSLVPLLFHLADSCPAVVRKTKSTFLRCAILLKWQFRKELFSKLAWGHGQSAENDIFVYMVGSVVSQQSAQASQLGHVESNFASYHKFLMQALVYLSSPHRHLKMTAMKFIGGILQDYYSNLCFSLKTGDVKILRKQFEVLKQEQDSICRKFYQNHLDNVIELFQNVAH; encoded by the exons ATGGGTGACATTGGGCCCGGAG GTCCCCAAGACCAGCAGCCGTCGGAACTGGGCCGAGCTCCCTCATGCCGGCTCCCCTCCCTCGGGCCTAAG GAGGCGCCGCTCCCCATGGTAGCCGCACCCAGTGATGGCTTCCACCGTCCCCACTGGAGGTCCAGCCTCCTGTCTCCCACtgaggaagaagagcaggagGAGCTGGATGTTG GCCACCCAGGCAGGGCAATCACGGTGAAGCCCCTGAGCGACCGCCCACCCTGGGAGAAAGCGCTCATGGACAGAGTCGGGGTCATGTCGGCCACGGAGAAGAGCCTGTTGTTGGAGGCCATCTGCCATCACATCCAGGAGCATGACCAG GGCTCACTGGGGGCGGTGGGTCCACACCGCTCCTTGGCTCCCAGCAGCCGCTGCACTGCCCGAAGCCGCTGGCCTGGCATGCGCGTGTGGAGGGCCAG TGTGAAGGTGGTTGAGCTCCTG GAGGAGGTGTCAGATGCCTGCGTCCAGGAGCTCCTGGTGTCCTTGAACCTGGACCTCAAGCAGCCTTTAGAGAAG ACCCTCCTCTTCTATATCTACGGGCTGGTCCTCAGAGAGTGTCCCAGTGTGGAGCTGGTGAAGAAGCACCTGGCCGGCCTCCTCGAGCTGTCCCAGCAGTCGTCCAGCCAACAGGAG GATATTGCACTGGCCATTGGCATCATGTCCTCCGCGCACATGGAGGTGGTGTGGTCCATGCTGGAGCACCTGGGTCGCACCAGGTCCCTGACGTCATCCTTCACATCCCCGGACAGCCAG CAGCCGGACCCCAACACGCACTGGAAATGGGTGGGCAGCATGTCCCTGCTCTGCTATGGGCAGATGGCCACACACGCCGGGGAGCGTGTCCTGCCCTGGGTGGACAACCTCGTCTCCAGGATGGTGTACTACTACTCATGCAGCAGCGAC GATAATACCCTCAAAAGGAGTTTCCTTTCGGCGACCATCATGCTCATGAGAGCTCTCAGGTGGGAGAACAGCACCCAGAGCTACAAGTTCACTCAGATACCAGAGCTGATCCACTGTCTCCTG GGTATCCTTCAGAAAGAGCCCAACTTCCTGGCCACCCTGTTCCGGCAGAAGATCATATTGGTCATTGTGGGGCTCAG TCTGCGGCCCAGTCTCAAGCCCATGGTCAAATCCAGGATCCTGCAAACCTGCCTGGAGAGCTTGTACAAGCTCCCACCCACGGAGATGCTGAAAAACTGTTTACCTCCGAAGGAGTCAGTCCCAGATGTCATG GTGCTGTACCAGAAGTCCATGCAGGCACTTGACCTGCTCCTCCAGACCTTCATCTCTGAGAACAAGACCATGGATGAGGTCTGCTTCCTCCTGCAG CACACAGAGCCCTGGCTGAAGTCGGACAAGAGCTATGAGCGCAAGCGGGTGGTACAGTCCATCTTCCTGCTCCTGAAGTACGTGCTGGACTGTGTGGTGCTCACT GAAGAGGCCATGCCCTCTGTGCTGGGTCACCAGATAGGCCTGCTGATGCTGCTATGTCGAGACAAGGACGAGGTCACCTGGACCCACTCCCGCCAGTGTGTGTGCCTCCTCCTGCAGCTTCTAATCCAGCAGAAGG GGCACATGGAGGAGTGCATGCATTTGCATGAAATGAAGACTTTTGAAGCCAGGGCCTGCAGAGAATCGGAGGTGTTCTACCATTTGGTGAAG GCCTTGGACAAGAACCTGAGCGTGGCCCAGCACACGCAGCTTGTGCTCACGCTCCTGCACGGGCTCTGCAGCCACAGCCTCCCGCAGTGCGACCTCGCCTTGCAGCTCCTCCTCATGGTCTCTGAGGACCACAGCATCAAGCAGGAGCAG GTGGCTGAGGTCTTGCAAGGCCTGTTCCAGGAGCTGCCTGGCATCCTGTTTAACAACATCCTGCAGACCATGATGAAGGTGGTGGCAGTTCTGGGGGCCCAGCATACCCAGGAGACAGTGGAGGTCATGCTGTCCCTGTGCCACCCCTCAGAGAG gcaGGTCACACCGCTGTGGAAGGCCCTGGCCACCAATGACCTGCTGGCCCGCAAGGTCGTCACTCTGCTTTACCTGAAATTGAAGCAGCGGCCACCCAAGGAGCTCCTCAGGTTCTCAGAGCAGGTGCAGCTGACTTCCCTGCTG GCCCTGGACACCATTTACGAGCTCCTCTACATGCGGGAGTATAAGGCCACAGTGCACTGGGCCTTTGCGGGGATCCTCCTGGGCCTGCTCACGCAGCTCCACTACCTGTTTGAGCTGGGCATGGTCGACGGCATCACAGACTACCAGGAGGACGTCCTGGAGATGACACCCCTCAGCCCCTGCAG GACGTGCCTGGAGGCACTGAAGGGTCTTTTCTGGACTACCAACCACTGGGAGGTGTTTGCCGACCTCAAGCTGCTGCAGGCCTGGGAGCTCTTTGAGCACTTGGCGACCTACACAGAGGGGGTGACCCTCTTGGCCAA GACCATGGCCCAGTATGACTGTGAGATCAAGGCTGTCTTTGGACAGTCAGTCATCTTACTGACGGGCTCCGAGGCACGGGACAACATCGTGGCTATCGTCGTCATCACAGAG CACGTGTCTCGGAAATCTGTGGACAACTTCCTGAGCCTGGGCCTGAACAACCCCAACCAGCTGGTGCGGGCCATGAGCCTGCAGGGGCTCAGAAGTGTCCTCATGCACCCTAAGAAG GTGGACTTGCTCCAGAGCCGGCTGGCCAGGGTGCTGGACAGCTTCCTGAGGCCTGAGCCCCAGAACCTGCTGGGCCTGATGGAGGTCGTGGGTGACATCCTGCACCACCTGGGCCTGCACGGCGTCGGTGCCGTCAGCCTCAAGATAGCCCAGCACCTGCGGAAGCTGTTTGACGAT GAACGGGAAGACGTGCGTGGAGGGGCCATCTTCCTGTACGGCAATGTCATCTACAGCGGTGGTAAGAAGCATCAGCAGATGCTCAGGAAGCACGCCTTCTGGTCTCTGGTGCCCCTGCTCTTCCACCTGGCTGACTCCTGCCCTGCAGTGGTCAGG AAGACAAAGTCCACCTTCCTACGCTGCGCCATCTTGCTTAAGTGGCAGTTTCGGAAGGAGCTGTTCAGTAAATTGGCGTGGGGTCATGGCCAGAGTGCCGAGAATGATATTTTTGTCTACATG GTGGGCAGCGTGGTCTCTCAGCAGTCGGCTCAGGCCTCCCAGCTGGGCCAT GTGGAGAGCAACTTCGCCAGCTACCACAAGTTTCTCATGCAGGCCTTGGTTTACCTGAGCAGCCCCCACAGGCACCTGAAGATGACAGCCATGAAGTTCATCG GAGGGATACTGCAAGACTACTACAGCAACCTCTGCTTCTCCTTAAAGACGGGCGACGTGAAAATCCTCAGGAAAC AATTCGAGGTCCTCAAGCAGGAGCAGGACTCCATCTGCCGCAAGTTCTACCAGAACCACTTGGACAACGTCATCGAACTGTTCCAGAACGTAGCCCACTGA